The window GAGACCTCGACCTCGTACCCTTCCCTCCTCATGGTCTCGATGAGTATCGCCAGATGGAGCTCCCCGCGTCCAGAGACCTTGAACCGTTCCCCACCATCGATCTCTTCCACCTTTATCCCAACGTTTATCATGGCTTCATGCGCGAGCCGCTCACGTATATGCCGTGACGTAAGGAATCTTCCCCCGTCCTTACCGGCAAGCGGGCTCGTATTATGCGAAAAGTTCATGGATATGGTGGGTTCATCCACTTTTATGGCCGGCAGGCCTTTTGGTTTATTGATATCCGCCAGCGTTTCCCCCACCTGCACGTCCGGTATCCCGGCTATGGAGACGATATCACCCGCCACCGCTTCCTGCACCTCGACCCTTGCCAGGCCACGATATTTCATGATACGGGTGATCTTGCTTTTCAAGACCGTTCCGTCACGCTTAACGAGCGCCACGGGGTCTGCCATGCGGATAACTCCGTGGAATATGCGGCCGATGGCGATAAGCCCGACATATGAGTCATAATCCAGCATAGTGACCAGCATCTGGAACGGCATATCAGGATCGGCCACCGGTGGAAGCACCCTGTGCAATATCGTTTCAAGAAGCGGTTTTACGGACTCACCCGGCTCGTCCAGGTCAAGCGTGGCGTACCCGTCCCTTCCCGACGCGTAAACAATGGGGAAATCCAGCTGTTCTTCCGACGCGTTAAGCTCGCAGAAAAGATCGAACGTCATGTCCGCCACGGCGTCGGGACGCGCGTTCTGCCTATCTATCTTGTTTATCACAAGTATAGGTTTCAGGTGCAGCTCGAGCGATTTTTTAAGCACGAACTTCGTCTGCGGCATGGGCCCCTCTACGGCATCGACCAGAAGAAGCACTCCGTCGACCATTTTAAGTATGCGCTCTACTTCGCTCCCGAAATCCGCGTGCCCCGGGGTATCGACTATATTGAACTGGACACCCTTATACTGCATGGACGCGTTCTTCGACAATATAGTAATGCCACGTTCGCGTTCAAGCGGGTTGGAATCCATTATGGTCGTTTCTCCTGCCTTGAAATCATACGCGCCCGTATACTTGAGCAGCGCGTCGACAAGCGTGGTCTTACCATGGTCAACATGCGCGATTATCGCGACATTCCTTACGTCTTTCCTTCTTTTCTGGTTCGTCATAAATATACTATTCCCTTTTCAACTGGCGTTCTCATTACAGCGATACGGAAAAACTTTCCCCGGACCCGGTGACATGTAGCTGTGTATTATAGTGTAAAACACGGTATTATTAAAGGATGTTCTTTCGCGAACAGGTTTTAGTCCCCTAGGGCTTTTTTTATCTCGGACATAAGCTCTTGGGGCTCATATGGTTTAGTGATGAACGCGTGCGCGCCCTGCTGCATGAATTTCGCCCTAAGCATACTATCATTATGGGCCGTAAGGAGTATCACCGGTATGGTAGCGGTATTGACCGACTGCTTGATGTTCCTGAAAAAACTTTCTCCGCCACCGGCAGGCATGCTGATATCAAGGAGGATAAGGTCAGGCTTCTCTTTATGGGCCTTGGCGAGCC of the Candidatus Omnitrophota bacterium genome contains:
- the typA gene encoding translational GTPase TypA: MTNQKRRKDVRNVAIIAHVDHGKTTLVDALLKYTGAYDFKAGETTIMDSNPLERERGITILSKNASMQYKGVQFNIVDTPGHADFGSEVERILKMVDGVLLLVDAVEGPMPQTKFVLKKSLELHLKPILVINKIDRQNARPDAVADMTFDLFCELNASEEQLDFPIVYASGRDGYATLDLDEPGESVKPLLETILHRVLPPVADPDMPFQMLVTMLDYDSYVGLIAIGRIFHGVIRMADPVALVKRDGTVLKSKITRIMKYRGLARVEVQEAVAGDIVSIAGIPDVQVGETLADINKPKGLPAIKVDEPTISMNFSHNTSPLAGKDGGRFLTSRHIRERLAHEAMINVGIKVEEIDGGERFKVSGRGELHLAILIETMRREGYEVEVSRPKVIMKKMGEQVLEPVEEVVIEVDSEYQGVVMQALGERKAETREISPTSTGGTRMEFVVASRALIGFRSDFLMMTRGNGVMYQNFLEYQTYKGEMPERSHGVMISHDAGEAVAYALYNLQDRGEIFIHPGDKLYEGMIIGVNNKGTDLLVNALRGKKLTNMRASGSDEAIQLIPPREMTLEFALEFIEDDELVEITPQHIRLRKTFLKELDRKRIIRDNRSGKNA
- a CDS encoding response regulator, translating into MARKILIIDDDADFVGTLSKRLLANKYDVTVAFDAVQGLAKAHKEKPDLILLDISMPAGGGESFFRNIKQSVNTATIPVILLTAHNDSMLRAKFMQQGAHAFITKPYEPQELMSEIKKALGD